The following is a genomic window from Xiphophorus couchianus chromosome 5, X_couchianus-1.0, whole genome shotgun sequence.
AAAATTCATCAGATTTGTTGTAAACATTCACTTaatgcaaacatgaaaaaagtttaaataaataaacttctatGACAATATTATAAGAGAATAAATGTCTTTGGTCCCTCTCAGACTAGCCATTAGCTTAGCCTCTGAAACCAACTAACATGGATttatactaaataaaaacacaaaagaattGTGCACTGCAGGTAAGATATTAACTGTTTATAACCAGTAATTATTTAAACAGAGCACCGatcaaaatatattgaagtgtgaaattcaaaaacatataGAGTTGCTAACCTTAACGTTATTCTTTGTGTCCAATCCTTGGATAAAACCAGAGAGACTGCTGAAAAAACGATGGGCTGTCGTTCCCTAAAGGATGGATGAGGCAGAAAGGAaaggagagagacagagagtcgtctttagcaaatatgtaatatgtttgcttaaattttaatatttactatAACTCTATAATCATAAACCAAAGTTATCTAGGGTCCATGCAGATTTTGTGTTACCCTCAGTAACAAAGACCAAAATAGAAATTTCCTTTAGTAAAACCAAACTGGTTCTGTATAATAAGAATTATATCATTATTCTAATCTAATTCTTACCTGTTCAAGTTGGAAGAGTTGCCTGAGTTGCACAATAGCTTCATCAATATCACCTGTGTGGGACAAAACATGGGAACCTCGGGCGCCCAGAGAGAATCCACCGTATCTGTTATGGAGAGCACACATTTTTACATCACTGCAGCTCACAGCAGAGAAGCACTCAGGCTCTTTTTTTAAGATGCATAATGTCTTAGAATGTACCTGAACTCATTGACCCAGATCTTGTTATTCAAGCTGTAAAAGGAGAAACCATATAATGAAAGGCTAGAACTTATAAGTAAGAAATATGGCTTCAGAGGAAAGGATGGTAAGAGTCTTTACCTCTTGCCGATGATCTGAGCGTAGGTTTTGACCAGGTAGTCCGACACGTTTCTACCAGTCAAATTCTGCAGTGTGTCTTTGTCACTGATCATCATCTGGATACAAAGACAAACCATGATACTTCATTACTGTGTGCCAAGTTGAGTTTATGTGTGTACCACTTTATTGCCATAACTGAGtctgtttcagatttttgttggtCCTACTGACCTGTGGCGGTGGAAGTCCACCGGCCCCAGCGGGACACTCGGGCAGCATCCTCTTACGGCCTTCACAGCTGCACTCACACAGTGGAGACGGGTTTTCCATAGTCCAGTTGCCTTTGTCAAATATATCACTGACACTTTGAGGAACCTGAGGGAGCATCCAATCATCCTTCACCTCCACACAGGGAGTGTCCCTGGAGGACGCAGAGagaacattttagttttcagcTCAACTTTTCTATTTCTAATTACTacatcattttgatttttgttttactgaagtTAACGTTTTCTGGATAAATAATCTCCATGAATAAAGTTACTATTTTCTACTTACGGTATGGGCTCTCCTTCCATGCATCGAGTTCCAAATCCTGGTTTGTCCATCAAAGCTCCCAGCAGTTTGTTGTTGTGGGGTTCTTCGGGTATGTCGTTACTGCAAAGGCACagacaaaacactttaaatcagtggttcccaaagattttcttctgcccccacctatggattacaataaaatcccccccaaaaaagaaaagaaaaatcaactgagcacacacatcgttcaaccagacataaacctatacacatattttgttttcaaactccactgaagtttatttcacactttagGTTGCAGCAAAACTACAAACCAtgtttacagtgaaacactttgtgtaactgtttttttaaatgattttttattcattcataccGCTTCCGGCACCctccctgcaatggcactgtgACCCCCTTAGGGGGcacgccccacactttgggaaccactgctttaaATAATGGCATTTCTTACACTTAATATACAAGAAATTATATAAACTTTTTTGTGAGTTGTGTATTAACtcacaataaaatctttaaaaaaaagcagttaTTTCCTTCATCACCTAGGTCTTTTAGCAGCACTTGTTTAAATAATAATCCTTACTGCCCTTATGCAATCTTTTACATCTACAGTATGTACACCTCTTAATGAAAAAACACTATTCACTCATTTatactgtttcttttttgttctcaGAAACGAAAGCGTAAACACCGCTGTGACAAAATGCTATCTAGAATTACGCAAAGAAGGTTTACATTTTTCCTAAAGATTGCCAGATATTAGGACAGAGGTTAATAACATGGGAATGACGCCCCACCTGATGAAGCTAAACTGCTCTCCATACATGCTGGGATGCAGAGCCAGACTCGGGTATTTCCCGAACGGAGGAACAATGAGGCTGAAGACCAGTGCAATGCACACAAACACTGCTGGCAGAACAATCTGAAAAACACGAACCAGAAGAATGCATTTAAACTTCAGTGCAATAAAATGGGCGTGGTTCTATTATGgtgtaaaataatgaatttacTAAGTTGTGTTAATGATAAGAGCATCACAACTTTACATCGAGTTCTTGGATGTAACATTAACCACAGCACACCTGAGCGAAAAAGCCTTTCCTAGAGCGGCGAGCGTAGAGGAACCGTTTCCACAGGAGCGCAACAAACTGCTGTCTCTTCAGACTCCAGCCTTTGACCTGATATGAACCTTTGCCATCTGTTCCACCGAGCCAGTCAGTCTCACGAGATTCTGCACAGAAAAGACACATTGTCAGCAAACGTACAAACAAGATAAATGTGTTCTCTGGTTTTGCAACAGCAATGAAACTTGTAGTTTTTGCTAAAAGCATGCAACTGTTCCAGTTTTGTAACAGCAGCACATGAGCCTCAGGTTGGCTAAGTTTCTGTgcaatgtttctgatttttgcatatttttcaaatgcaCAATGCCCCTCAGTATTAAAACTAAAAGATTCGTCATTGCGCTGCGTGGCGGGCAATTAAATTCTACCTGGGTCACCTTCAGAGTCATTGAAGTCAAAATCATCCTCGGTGAAAGGCTTCAGGCAGCTCTGGTGGTCTCCAAAAGCATGTCGCCGTCGGGTTCTGGTTGGTACGACTCCATCTACAAAAACACCAAAGTACACTTGTTTATCTTTACTCAACAATTTTCTCAGTGcttgtatttgatttttatttttgttttcatttgcatttgccgtatttaaaacattgtaaatcTCACCTGAAAGCTCAACAGAATCAACACCGCTATCTTCTGCCACTTTCAGGAAAATCTGCCGCATCAAAAGAAACAAGGTCAATTTAAGGGTTCCCTTGAGATTCAAAGAATCTTAGCTAAAAATGGATTAAAAGGCTATGTTAAATAAGCAGCCCCTACCTCTTCCAAGGTGGTGTCAGAAATTCCGTAACTTGAAATTCCTAAGTCAGTAAGTCGATCATCAAGCTCATGGAAAAGCTCAACAAAGGCGCCGTCTTTAGCCGACTGGTATGGCAAGACGTAGGTGATCTCATGCCCGAGATCTTCCACCAGACGAGCCTCTGAGACGTGTTTGAAAATCACACTGGAGATGAGGGAGATGTCTAATGGGAAagatgagcagaaaaaaaagacagaaaggtgGGTGAATATCATTTTTGAACTCTTTATCTAGAAACATTAAGCTTCCAGTTCTTACCAATAGTGGTAGTCTCACTTTCAGGTTCGCTGCCAAGACCAGCATCTGAACTGCTCTCTGATACGCTGTCCTCCTGAAAAAAGTGGGGGTAAAAAAACcttaataaattcatctttatgttttttttttaatgcagactattaagcataaaaatgtcttttcgGTTACCTTCTCTGTCTTTTTCATGTAGGAGACGGTGCTGGCAGAATTCCTGCAGGACTGTAGAGACAGGTCGTAGTCTCTCTTGACCAGCGTCAGGTAGTAGCCGGTTCCGAGGTGAGTCTTCAGGAAGAGAGAGGAGCCCACGCAGCACAGCTTGCCATGGGAAATGATAGCAATACGGTCGCCCAGGATGTCAGCCTCATCCATGTGGTGGGTGGAAAGGATGATGGTGCGGGCTAgaaagtgaataaaaacgtaAGGTCATTCACTACAACGCTGCCATACTAAAGCCCTTTGGCCAACTTTTACATATAtgacacaaaaataacatttgtttcatttaccTTGTCTGTATTTAAGGAGCAGATCCCAGATTCCCCTGCGTGCGTACGGATCAACACCAGCAGTAGGCTCGTCCAGAATGACAACCTTAGAACCTCCGACAAACGCCAGCGCTACAGACAACTTCCTCTGCATTCCACCTGCACAAAAAGATAAAGTCAGAAACATGCACTCCAAATTTAATCAagtatgtaaaacaaacaatttaagtGCTGAAAATAATTAAGAGAAACCTGAAACTAGAAACCGACCTGACAGCGTGCTGGTGCGAGACTTTCGCTTGTGTGGCAGTCCGACATCGTTGACGATCTGTTCCATTTCAGCCTTCACTTTCTCTTCAGGCAGGCCCTTCAGGCGAGCGTAGAACCAGATGTGCTCCTCGACGGTCAACCTGATTCACGGCAAACCAACAAATAGCACAAATGCTTGAAATACGAGAAAGGGGGCCCAAGTGTGCTAAAGTGTTTTCCAGTTAAAGTGCATACATACATGCTGAAAAGCACATTGTGCTGGGGGCAGACCCCCAGGTTCTGTCGGATGGTGCTGAGCTCGGAGCGGATGTCCTTGCCGAGGATGTAGGCGGTGCCAGAGGTGGGTGGGAACAGTCCAGTCAGGATTGACCTATCACAAACAGAACGTGGTCACCACTTAAGGTTTTGAAATgagttgtttacattttctctaGTTGGTAACTAGAGTAAGTTCACTGACCATATGAACTTACATGGTTGTAGTCTTGCCAGCTCCGTTGTGGCCGAGGAAGGAGGTGATCTGGCCTTCATAGAATTTAAGGGTCAATCCGTCCACAGCCAGCTTGTTTCCATGGCTGTAGATCTTCACCAGGTTTTCAATGTAAACACCCGGGTCGATGTGGCTTGGGTCCTCCTCGAAGCACACAGCTGTAGATGTGATGAAATCAAGAACATCATATTAGCAATAAGCAAGGGCTTCTCTTGCAGTTTGGTATTACTTAGGATTGTATTTGCTGTACCGTCAGCGTTGCTCTTCTTTGACAGAGGAGTATTAATGTTTTGATTCTCCTTCTCTCCGCACCAATATGTTCTTGTGAAAGGGAAATACCAAGGCCTGGGGATCCCGTACTGACCTGTAAcataattatgtgtttttaaaatgacttataTTGCACAGATTACAtcagatttttaagaaaaagctaatttttttgtgtcttaCCAGGAAAAACGGCTTCAATGTACCAAGTCATTATTCCGTACAGCACTGCATCGAACAGCATGAGGCATATAGAGGTGGTCAGGTTGTAGCTGTCCTCCTCCAGGGGGCTTGCTAGAAGGTTAGACCACTGGATTCCCACACCTTGTTCCTCAAACAGGGCAAAGTACTCACAGCCGAAGCCAAAAGCCACAGGGGACAGAAGACTCTGAGAGAGAAACACAATATCCACAGTTTACATAGCAGGAATTCTTGGGATCCCTGTGTATCACGCTAGGTGTAAGATATGGATGTGAATCTGAGGTTGAAGTTTTTGGCACTAAACACACCaaataaatttctctttatTCATTGTTTGTTTGAAGATAAAACAAGGAATGAATATGTGGAAAAACACCTCATGCCCAGTGTTAAATATGGTCTGAGAtgctgtgtgtttctctctAAAATTTCCCTTTATCATCATGAGCcgtgattttgttaaaaattactGAGAGACACTGTGCTACAtctgtaaaatatgaatttacCTTGAGGCTTTTTACATATCCTTACCAGTGGTATCAATGAAAATGCAGGGCACTGCATTTATTCAGGTGTAATAAAATCTATCTCACTCACCACTACAAGTTTTGCTCCAAATCCCACGTAATCTTGCCAAGCAACACACAGAACGTAGGGCAGGTAGAGGGTGAAGTATATTATTCCTCCGCAGGCCGCCGCCAGGTTGGCACGTGAAAACAGAGTGCTGATCAGAAAACACTGCATGATGGTTACAACACCGAAGGATCCCAGGAAAAGAAACACAACGCCTGAGTCGCTGTACGGCAATAGGTTTCCCATCTGAGAGAAGAGTGGAAAAAAGATTATAATAATGATAATCTCACGTTTTCTACTATTTTAAATGATAGAAATGATGCATGTGCTAGTCTTCAACAACACACACCTTCAGCAACATCACCAGTAAGCCGGCGCTGATCAGCAGTGGGATTAAACTGCTGATGAACCAGCTCAGCCACAGGGTGCCGTTGTTTAGTCCCATGATCCTCATGGTCTCCTTCAGTCGCGCCTCCTTCTCATACACCACGCCTTTGATGATGATGGCCACAGAGTACATCCAAGCCAAAGTCATGAAGAGAGGCATCGACCGGCTCATAACTCGCAggaatctgaaataaaaaaggagcGAAATGGTTAACGTACAATCCTACCAGATCTTTGTAcaggaaaagttttgtttttataatgcaATCACTTACATATCATCAACATAGCAAGGGTAGGGCATCTGCTGGATGTAAATGCCCGTCTTCTCCTCAGTACCAGTGATGGCTCGGATGATTCCTTGCTCAATGACATCCTGCAGGTAAGAAAATCCGCCCCAGACGTACCGCAGGTCCTCAAAGGGGTCCGCTCTGGGACCAGGATCCCAGTATCTGcaaagtaacaaaaaagaaaatgtaaaaactgtcaAGCAAACAACCCAAGATAAAATCGTCTTTCCCGTCGCCACTCACCCGTCTTTGATCTTGTTCGTCCTCTCCACATTATCGATGTCCATGCGGATTTTGTAGTTGATGTTGGGAGGCAGGTCGGTGCTATTGGGAGCGATGTTGGGAAACACGATTCCCGCCCAGAACTTCTGGTTATCCAGAAGACCCATGGACTTGTTGACCAAGCGTTCCTCATTGGGGACTGACTCCAGTTTGTCCAAGTTCACACACTAAAAGAAGAGGAAGTTAGAAAAAGAGCCAGAGAAATCAGGCAAGTAGGGAAaggatttaatgagaaaatgttgCCACAGTGATTCagaatttttattgttatattgTTGTACCAATAAAACTATAAGAGGTTCAATTAACTGTTAGGTGATTGACTTTTATTACCATTTAACCTATTTTATTGAGTTATCCTTGTTATCTTGTtaatgaaaaacagtttatgAACTTTTTACAGTTCACTAAGTTCAAACTGAATAACCACAGAATTTTTTACCCGATGTGTTCAGCCCTCCCACAGATCAACCTTTCACTTGTTTATCTAACATGAGCTGAATTTTACCTCATTCCTTCATCCCAACTTTGATAAACATTAAAGATTCAGAAAAGCAAATTCCAATCAAATACAGCGTAGAAACCACTGAAGGGTGAACTTTTATGGTTATTTGGAGCTGTAACATTGATTTTACTGCAACAAACAACTGTGCATATAGATTATAGGATCTCCTTAAAGAAAGTCAGTCGGTCACTGGGTTGTTTGGAGTGAAACATTAGTCAGAGAGGTTGTAAAAGTTGTGAAATGGATACGTAACtgattatatttgtttttaatctatagTGTTAGAAGGAAATGGAAGACTTACAATAACTTATAATATACGTGATCAAATATGACATGAGAAGCCTATCACTTTAAGAACAGACGGCATAATAGAAATCAGATCATTATGAAGGTGGAAGCGGATATTTAAAGAACTTTACTGAGAACAAAACAAGTACAGAGAATCAGCGCTGACTAACAGAGGGAGGATTTATGGCTGaccttgttttatttaagtgaTACAGATCACATGGCTTTGAGTTAGTTTGATGAAGCATGTGAagcaaaagaacatttaatttcaagGTTTTTATTAATAGCTGTGCTGGTATTTGAGGTCAAGCACACAAACTCATTggaaatattaataacaatttTACAGGGAGATgacctaaaaaaataatcagcattTAACGCCCTTTCTCCCAGTCgttgtttttcttattggtTTTATCCAAAGACAGAAAAcgattttataaaacaaatcaagagCCATGAATCTCAGATTAACTGACAGGATCTTAAACtaacagtaatattttttttgccatttaaaccctagaggtaaaaaaaaagattacgtaaaaatgtaatgtaatgttctagatttcttttgttttgttgccttgcaatggaaaaataaaataaaaattaaaacagccaCAGCATTTGTAACTCACTAACCTCCATAAACTGTGAAATAGTCTTTATGGCACGATCGGTTTCATTGAACGCGTCCCTCCATGTGTAAGCTGATCCCGAAGGTCTGCGGTCCTCTGAGGCTTTTGTGAGGAAGTCCGCCACGTCGGACACACTCCACTCGGTCTCACTGAGCTGAGCGTCCAGGAAAACAGCGCTGGTGTTGCTTTGGAGCAAggactggaagaaaaacagaatgattGAAAGATGATTTATGTCAAGCAGCAgtgtaaaaaaggaaaacttatGAATAGCTACTGTATCCTTTAGCCTTTTGGTTTCAGAGTGCAtttgttttgtgctgtttttgacCTGCATTTTCTACCAATTGCAAGTGAATGCCATGTTGTTctcataaatataataaaaagtatttttcacaagttctttttttttttttaattgagaaaACATCTTTGTTTGACTGTTAAATAAAGTGCCCCAGGGGTATGGGCTTCTACAGTAAATACAttatggacaaaaacaaaataatagaaGTTTGTTATCATTAATTCCTAGAAAAATGTACAAGGTAATTTACAAGCATACACCACTAGGTGGAGGTGGTGTTTAAGCAGTTTATTAAGGAAAGAAGGTGGTGAAAATTGGGTTAAAGTTCCCATCAATAAAACAACCACATTATGAGCTCTATGCCCACTAAAAGCTGCTCATCTAAACTGAGGAAGTAGTGCAATAGCTTTGTGTGGTTGACTCTCTGATATTAATGTGTTCAGAGAATTTAGGGTTTGATTTTGTACTTGGAACATGTCTTTTTTTAggattggttttattttttattactgtctATCTTTCTTTGCTGCCCTAGAACTTGAAAGTgacccaaaaagaaaacaaactctcTGTGCGGGTCACTcagaataaataattacaaacatGAAGGAACACTGGGAACACAGCCATATTTTGTCTACAGAAATGATGTCAGTGTACATACTCACCCTGACTAAGTCCATCTCTTCGCTGTTCTCCATGAAGCTCCAAAATTTAGGTTTCATTTCTTCCCACATGCCGCCCAGATCTCTCAGCACCCCCAGCTCCTGGAAGGTCTTGTTAACCTGCAAAATTCAAGCTTTTAGGTTAACTCACTAGAGGCATTCTGATAATGGGCTTTTCTGTGAGGAATCTGTTGTACCTCGTGAATGATCCTCTGTGTTGCTGGAGTGTCTGGGGTATACAGGATCTTCCCCATTAGAAGAGGTTTGAGGGCTCTCCAAATCATCCTGGAAATGGGGCTGGACTCCAGGTTCTTCATTAGGTTGTTACAGTAAggagctaaaagaaaaacacaaactgcagtttGAGTATTGAACAGATAAAAATTGGGAGCAAACAactcttttatatttaaaaaaaaatataaggaTGCTTACTTGAAGAGTTGTCATAGGTGGACATGGGCTCACTGTCACTGTCGTTGCCGTGGTGTCCAAACAGAGCCTTGTAATTGTTGTCTTCATACCAGTTGAGGGATTTGATCTTCAGGCCGCCTCCCTCTGGATGTCCGCAAACAATACGCGACACTGCCTGGTACATCTGCTTCGGAGATCCTGTTGAGTTTGCAGTCAGATACAGGATCTCCTTTCTCATGTCTTTCCAGCTCTTCATGCTGGCAAGCTGTCGAGAGAGAGACACAAACATTAAGCTCAGGGAGAGAGTAAAGCTAATTCCAAATATTAAACCAGATGGATTCACTTAGTAGCTATTTTTCACTTGTGATTATAAGTTGGTCATTTTCAGCACAATTGGAACTTATTTTTGACCGACCGATTGGAAATTCAAAGATCAGATATTTTTCTGATCAGTTTTTGCACCCCATAGAGTTATATGGACAACTGATAGAAAACccaaagtttgcttttttcaatatctgtgaattatttttaattaaatagtccaagttatttaaaattagaGCAGGATGTCAGCAGATAATCAGAAGGCTGAATTGGGATGCTGTTTAATCCTTTGGAGCTTTAAATCTATTTAGGAAAATtggaacatttcaaatgttggCAGCAGTTTAGAGATCTGAATAAAGGTAACTGTCTAAATCCAATATCCACCGACTGCTGTTTTAGTAAAGTTAGCACTGCATGATGCCCCTGCTAAAGACGCTAAAGATCATCTAAAACATCAACTTTGTAATTATTCTTAGTGTAAATTATTAGAAAAGTGCTATTTAACAGCAAGTGTGGTCTTACATTTACAGTGTGAAGTGGACTCTGCaccacataaaaataattaattatccCTTAAAGCAGGACggttaaaaaagtattttaagagcttttttccccatgtttttaaaaataacatttttgtggcAGATTGGCTAAAATCTAACACAAAATTCAGATTCCtacttttttacaaaaagaaagataCATGGCCACAGGCAGTTGGTTTTGTTGTTCAGTTGCACTTTGCTTTTTTACAgatatttggggaaaaatagATGATTTTAGTCTAAATTTATGCCCAAAATTAGTCCCTCTTGGGCATAAAAATagactgttgctgtttttttctgtgctaaatttttcacaccttttttcacaccttcaggaaACCTCAAAAGTCTCAGTTTCTCCTGTACTGAGTTGGTAGACAAGATGCGAGACATAAAAAACCCACATCTGGCAGGTTATCGTTTGCCACAGCTCGATTTAAAACAGTCGTCATGTGCACAGTGAGTGTACATTCGATACATGTAGAGAAGTGCTGCTCTGAGGGGTGGAGACACTTAACACTTGACCGTCTGCCCGACTAAGATAAATTTAACTGCTGTTCCCAGTCCTCCAAGCATGCGTGTGTGAGAGAGGGTCTGCGCTGCTTTTAAGGGAAGAGCTTAGATAACGCGTAATGCGAGTCAGCACAGTGTCTTTCATCAGAAACAGCCATCATGCCGAGTGTTTATGCCAGAGCAGCAACATTGTTGCTCTGCAGCAAATCAACAACTCACAAACTGATACATGCAGGCCAACGCAGTGGCAGAAGTATGCCTGTTAAAAACTGGAAAGAATCCTGATGTTTGGAACAAAACAGCACACAGCCCTCCTCTTTGTTCAGGGATTTCTTGATAATGCGTGAAAAGAACTTCTGTTTGAATTGCAACCTTTGTCTGGAATTGGCATAAACTCTGTAGCTGTGTTTGTTTCCAACAGAAAGCAATTTgagtttttgtcacattttggttttcttcagtGTGAAAAATGGGAAGCGGTGTTTTATACCGTCAGCACTCAGCAGTCATATGCGTTCTGACATCACCGGGTTCGCCGCACGGCAAGGTTACCATAGGTCAAGTGACAAGTCAGCACAGGTTTAACTGTGTTTCCTAGCGGTTCAACTAGACATGCAATCAGGGATTCAACTCGTGACAAGAAAGGAATGAAAGAAGGATGAATAACAGGGAGACCTCACCCATTTAGCAAGTATTGATGGAGGAATGGAGGGGTAAAAACTATACCCGATATGAAAGAAATAGAGAGTGaaagaggaaagagagaaagaaaagaaagacagaggaaggagaaaaagtgaagacaaaaaagaaaatggaaagagaggcagagagaggaaagagagaaagaaagtggCTGTGTTAGAAACAGGAGGTGAAAACAGAGGGAGGTTTGAGAACAAAGAGAGGTTACTCTCGGTCATTTCTTCTAACAGGCAAACCTCTGCTGGCTCCGCAAGTAGAGCGCTATTATCCTGACATTTATTCACAACTCCTCACTGCAGACAAAGAAACACATGCAAGAACAGGCACATATGGGCAAGATGATATGCAAACATCCACCGTATCCTGGTTGTTGCATAACAGAAAACAGTGTTGTTTATGTATTCATATATTTATGGGTCTATTTTTGCCCATAGCTCGTAAAACAGATATTCAAAACTTGAGAAAGTGAGAGCAAGTCTCACTTTCACTGTTTAAACCTGGTTCACCTTGCAGCTGAGTCTGCAGCTACATCAGGGTAACATTGTTTCCTGCAGTTTCATCTGAAATAGTGCATGGCAtgagtgtgcgtgtgtgtgtacaaaTGCCGCATGCTATTTTACACTCGCTGCTCAtgaggttttctgtttgttgtgacAGATGCTTACATTTGTCGTTCCACTTAAGGGTGCCAACATCCTCTTCGCCACAACCTCTCTCAAACAAACAAAGTGCAACCTTCTGAGTGACGCATCTCTGTATCACCATGTGCATGTAG
Proteins encoded in this region:
- the LOC114143839 gene encoding ATP-binding cassette sub-family A member 1-like isoform X1; its protein translation is MAVSTQLGLLLWKNFTYRRRQTIQLLIEIIWPLFIFFILISVRMYYPPYEQHECHFPNKAMPSAGTLPWVQGIICNANNPCFRNPTPGETPGIVGNFNDSIISRLFNDAKKILMYTQNDKSYEGYRGMLGALRKLQKNPARFKLKDFLRDDETLSHFLHHNASLSHHTLKQILEADVNLEKVLTKGFGFHLRDLCNVTPLEEFVHIADRNVSHLTQEIICKSSSNWLNKAQNHFLSNLDFLKPIRKDVSSDPKAVQDVSAATNNLLESLGTLGVELASMKSWKDMRKEILYLTANSTGSPKQMYQAVSRIVCGHPEGGGLKIKSLNWYEDNNYKALFGHHGNDSDSEPMSTYDNSSTPYCNNLMKNLESSPISRMIWRALKPLLMGKILYTPDTPATQRIIHEVNKTFQELGVLRDLGGMWEEMKPKFWSFMENSEEMDLVRSLLQSNTSAVFLDAQLSETEWSVSDVADFLTKASEDRRPSGSAYTWRDAFNETDRAIKTISQFMECVNLDKLESVPNEERLVNKSMGLLDNQKFWAGIVFPNIAPNSTDLPPNINYKIRMDIDNVERTNKIKDGYWDPGPRADPFEDLRYVWGGFSYLQDVIEQGIIRAITGTEEKTGIYIQQMPYPCYVDDIFLRVMSRSMPLFMTLAWMYSVAIIIKGVVYEKEARLKETMRIMGLNNGTLWLSWFISSLIPLLISAGLLVMLLKMGNLLPYSDSGVVFLFLGSFGVVTIMQCFLISTLFSRANLAAACGGIIYFTLYLPYVLCVAWQDYVGFGAKLVVSLLSPVAFGFGCEYFALFEEQGVGIQWSNLLASPLEEDSYNLTTSICLMLFDAVLYGIMTWYIEAVFPGQYGIPRPWYFPFTRTYWCGEKENQNINTPLSKKSNADAVCFEEDPSHIDPGVYIENLVKIYSHGNKLAVDGLTLKFYEGQITSFLGHNGAGKTTTMSILTGLFPPTSGTAYILGKDIRSELSTIRQNLGVCPQHNVLFSMLTVEEHIWFYARLKGLPEEKVKAEMEQIVNDVGLPHKRKSRTSTLSGGMQRKLSVALAFVGGSKVVILDEPTAGVDPYARRGIWDLLLKYRQARTIILSTHHMDEADILGDRIAIISHGKLCCVGSSLFLKTHLGTGYYLTLVKRDYDLSLQSCRNSASTVSYMKKTEKEDSVSESSSDAGLGSEPESETTTIDISLISSVIFKHVSEARLVEDLGHEITYVLPYQSAKDGAFVELFHELDDRLTDLGISSYGISDTTLEEIFLKVAEDSGVDSVELSDGVVPTRTRRRHAFGDHQSCLKPFTEDDFDFNDSEGDPESRETDWLGGTDGKGSYQVKGWSLKRQQFVALLWKRFLYARRSRKGFFAQIVLPAVFVCIALVFSLIVPPFGKYPSLALHPSMYGEQFSFISNDIPEEPHNNKLLGALMDKPGFGTRCMEGEPIPDTPCVEVKDDWMLPQVPQSVSDIFDKGNWTMENPSPLCECSCEGRKRMLPECPAGAGGLPPPQMMISDKDTLQNLTGRNVSDYLVKTYAQIIGKSLNNKIWVNEFRYGGFSLGARGSHVLSHTGDIDEAIVQLRQLFQLEQGTTAHRFFSSLSGFIQGLDTKNNVKIWFNNKGWHSIGSFLNVMNNAILRSSLKPGQDPTKFGITAYNHPLNLTKEQLSQVALMTTSVDVLVSICVIFAMSFVPASFVVFLIQERVTKAKHMQFISGVQPLLYWLANFIWDMCNYIVPAALVIIIFVCFQQEAYVSSTNLPVLALLLLLYGWSITPLMYPASFFFKIPSTAYVVLTSVNILIGINGSVSTFVLELFGSNEIGGINDILKNVFLIFPHFCLGRGLIDMVKNQAMADALERFGENRFRSPLAWDMVGKNLFAMAIEGVIFFCITVLIQYRFCFKARSSTGHLKPIGEEDEDVARERQRILSGGGQLDILELRQLTKIYKRKQKPAVDRLCVGIPPGECFGLLGVNGAGKTSTFKMLTGDSDVTSGEAYLAGKSVNTEINEVHQNMGYCPQFDAINDLLTGREHLEFYAILRGVPEKEVCEVAEWGIRKLGLIKYVDKAAGSYSGGNMRKLSTAIALIGGPPVVFLDEPTTGMDPKARRALWNAILSIIKEGRSVVLTSHSMEECEALCTRMAIMVNGRFRCLGSVQHLKNRFGDGYTIILRVAGPDPDLRLVMEFIERELPGSTLKEKHRNMLQYQLPSSLTSLARIFSLLSKNKEALSIEDYSVSQTTLDQVFVNFAKDQSDEDHLKDIHLSKRDAVVVDLSQLNSFLTDSKTRESCV